One segment of Neodiprion fabricii isolate iyNeoFabr1 chromosome 1, iyNeoFabr1.1, whole genome shotgun sequence DNA contains the following:
- the LOC124188107 gene encoding acidic mammalian chitinase-like isoform X2 encodes MRVFVTFCTLWLSCLALADASDFNKIVGYLGSWSNARPGVGAFEISDIDPTMFTHLMYAFVGITPDGDVQVLDEYRDLSTDGGLGGFAEFNALRDQNSELKTLVSIGGWSQGSTNFSTVVSNSTLRSTFVKNALEFVLKYNFSGIDVDWEYPAQRGGADTDVENFVLLLEELRDTFDDEDLLLTVAVGASQSTVDLSYDVSGISAAVDMITLMEYDFHGSWDTYTGHNTPLYAGTWETAAAQKTLNINASVNYWLEQGASAEKLLLGTAFYGKTFTLTNSSETTPGSPVTGVGNAGSYTQESGVLSYYEILEKLSEGNWTTVYDDEQQVPYAYSGDQWVTYDNPSSLDVKAAFAKGLGLGGFSIWAIDLDDFGGLYGEKYPLLKTLNARINDSSTSS; translated from the exons ATGCGGGTGTTCGTCACATTTTGTACGCTATGGCTGAGCTGCCTTGCCTTGGCCGATGCCAGCGATT TTAACAAAATAGTTGGTTACTTGGGAAGCTGGTCAAACGCTCGGCCCGGTGTAGGAGCATTCGAGATATCGGATATAGACCCAACAATGTTCACCCACCTGATGTACGCGTTCGTTGGCATCACTCCGGATGGCGACGTCCAGGTGTTGGACGAGTACAGAGACCTCTCCACAGACGGAGGATTGGGTGGGTTCGCAGAATTCAACGCCCTTCGGGATCAGAACTCCGAATTGAAAACCCTAGTGTCAATTGGTGGATGGAGCCAGGGATCCACGAATTTTTCCACCGTGGTTAGCAACTCCACACTGCGATCAACGTTCGTAAAGAACGCACTCGAATTCGTGCTCAAGTACAATTTTAGCGGTATCGACGTCGACTGGGAGTATCCGGCCCAACGTGGCGGTGCCGACACGGATGTCGAGAACTTCGTTCTTCTCCTTGAAGAACTTCGCGATACTTTCGACGACGAGGATTTACTCTTGACCGTGGCAGTAGGAGCTTCCCAATCAACCGTGGACTTGTCGTACGATGTTTCAGGAATTTCAGCTGCAGTTGACATGATCACTCTAATGGAATACGACTTCCATGGGTCCTGGGATACCTACACAGGCCATAACACACCTCTCTATGCCGGGACATGGGAAACAGCGGCAGCCCAGAAAACTCTCAACATC AACGCGTCCGTGAATTATTGGCTGGAACAGGGAGCATCGGCTGAAAAGCTTCTCCTTGGCACTGCGTTTTATGGAAAAACGTTTACTCTTACGAACTCCTCCGAAACGACGCCTGGATCACCGGTTACCGGTGTTGGTAACGCGGGTTCTTACACTCAGGAAAGCGGAGTGTTATCTTACTACGAGATTCTCGAGAAGTTGTCGGAAGGAAACTGGACTACCGTTTATGACGACGAGCAACAGGTGCCGTACGCCTACTCAGGTGACCAGTGGGTCACCTACGATAATCCCAG CAGTCTGGATGTGAAAGCTGCCTTCGCAAAGGGGTTGGGATTAGGAGGTTTCTCGATTTGGGCAATCGACTTGGATGACTTCGGCGGCCTTTACGGGGAAAAGTACCCTCTACTGAAGACCCTGAATGCAAGAATCAATGACTCTAGCACCAGTAGCTAG